The Punica granatum isolate Tunisia-2019 chromosome 4, ASM765513v2, whole genome shotgun sequence sequence CATATTTTGGAGAAGGGGCTTAAAGTTGGGCTTTGATTTGTATGGGCTTCAGCATATGAAGTCAAACCGTGCCCAGGAAGTGATTAATCAGATGGTGGCCTACACATGTTAAGGCTTTCTCCGTTCCACGCATTTGCGAAAGCGATCTAAACTACTCAAACTGGATCAGAATGAGGATTCAGTGCagcgatactttttttttttgatgtgcATAATGATATTCAGAAGTTCAATGGGTCTCTGACTAATTCATTTTGAGCCGGGTCGGCtcattaagaaataaaattcttttaccgtggattttctttattcataaTCAAATCCAAGATCTTATTTAAGGGGAATAAATGCTAAACCACTTAAACTAATTCACTCTGGTAGTGATACTTGCATTTAGGTTTGATATAAAAGAGTATGAATTTGATTCCTATAATAGATTGATTTCCCATTCCCCttgatttccttttttcttattcCTTGTTATGATCGCGAACCTCCTTTTCAACTGGAAAAAGAATGCTCCTTTTGGCAACGAATGAAGATACAATCATGAGAGATCAAGTCTTTAGAAAGAGATTCATTTTTCCTCGTGGATGGGTTGATCAATTAATTCCATACGTTGAGAacgaaacaaaaaaatattcataagAAAAGTCGAAAAAACACCTACAATAGTGCAATTGTGCAGCTAAATTCCACTATTTCTCTCATGTATTCAATCAACGCAGTAGTGTTTAATGAAAAAGCTTAATTAACCTGATAGGTGGTGATGGAACTCATTCTTGTCACGTTCGTAGATATTTTGTTATATCATTCTTGTGGACAATTCAGCATTCGACATATGTTACGATCTTTTGATACCTACAAATGATGATCAGTACATTAGTTACGTTAGTTATCTTAaagatttgatttttcaagGTACAACCTCAATTTGGTCGAGTTCCGTGTGGATGACGGGTCTACGCATTATCTACGCGCATGTAATCTCCGGATAAACTATACTTATTGTTTGCTCATATTAGCTATATTATTCACCCATATCAGTTAATTAATCGTTATGCTCACGTAATGGAACTTGCCATGCAAAttcattgaattgaaaatagtGACCTACGTCGGATACGAAGAGATAATAATCTGCATGAAGAAGGATTTAATAATGGGGAGGAAAAACATTAGCAGCCCCACGTACGTACGTACTTGGGCCATATTTTATTGCTAAATCCATCTCCCTACCCAAAATATTTTGcatgacatatatatgatcTACATACACTTATATTTTGTGGTCTTAATTTCCCATATAACAAAACCATCCGGTATTTTTCAATGGTTGTTGGAGTAGAGGACACCTTTCACAACCAAAAATTTAACAACATTATATAACTACCCATAATTTTATCTTACACATagacaaatataatatatatatatgtggagtCAACTCTGAAAACGTAAATAACCATATAAGGCATGCCCATGCACAAGCAAACCCTAGATATGCGACAAGTTAATGCCTGAACTGGCTACCCACACAtactttatttataaaaattcattcaTAAAGGGTCTTGGTACAGTAGTACAAGGCGTTATCCGGAACCAAGAAGTTCTGGATTCGATTTTTACCAGTGGGATTTATGTgtcaatttatttatctttatttcatttctttaaaCTGGACCTATGTGCAATCCttattaccgaaaaaaaattcattcattATGTATTAAGTTCATGgagtttaattaatatatagccggaaaatataattaacaGCCAACGTTGAAAATCTATTGCGTAATGCTTTCCATATCAAGATCTAGAAGGCATAATCATAGCCACAGAAGGGGAAATGGAGGATCGTCATCTGttcaattttttatggaaattttCAATGGGATGAATTTGTTTATGTCCATTTGGTGCAAACATAATCCTTTTTTCCTATTAATTAAGAGGCCACGATGGTATTGTCACACAACCCAGAGAGAGATACATGCAATGTCCTCCCGACATCGAACAAGGAGACAACTATTCTTAAATTACTGTGTACGTAATATGGATTATTCacctattatttaaattttcctcagtaaaaaaaataattgtagaGTAAAAATATTTGCGGGAAACACATGTAGAATAGTTAGAAATCTGATTTCATCAGCATTTGACCCTCATGAACTGTGGATCCGGACAAAACACAATTGATGTCGTCCGTCTTATCATAGACTTCTAGATTGTTTCTTGCCAAGGCAATGGAACAtattaattagaaaatatataaggTGAAATTCTTTGACAAGCAATCGAGGTACATTTGTGTTAATCCTTAGTCTCTATCATATAGGTCTAATCAATGTTCTCGAGAGTACAAGGAACTAGCTTTCCGTAGCTAGCTGGAGACATTGGTAGATCTAGAATACACAATACCTTCGACACGCAAGTCTGTTTAAATTATAAATGCATCAATTCTTTATTGAATGTTGAGAATTATTATTTCACATTGAAATATCAAGAGTTTATATGTGATTGAGTACCACCACTTATATGTATGCATGCTCACTCGAGTATGTACACTCACACCACTTTAAACCCGATATCGAGAACAACTAAAAGTGTGCATGTGTAAGTCCTCCCTCCCTTGAGCACAAATAATTGTTCGATCGCAGATTGATCTCCTTACGTTGATAggttttttcaatttatgatGGTTTTTCACTTGATGTTTTTGACTTGTGAGGCAAACATTAGAACAAGGAAGCTTGATGAGGGAAAGGAAACAATACAATATTATTTGACCGAAACAATTAAAGCtttttatctaaaaaaatGTTAGATGGAGGGTTGATGAAAATGAGCACCTGATTTTCAATGGCTTTGAATTATTGGGTTTTATTCCCAATTTTTCCTTGCCTTTCCACACCCCCACAACACAGACGGACAGATAGATATAGAAAAGAGatttaacaaaaatacatgTGTCAAAGTGATTTTGCAAAAGCTTGTAAGAGCTGATCATctcttcttgatttttttaatctctctctctctctctctctctctctctctctgttgtGGATATATTGGAAAGCGGCAAACTGTTGCAGCCTAAAAGGGACAAATGTCAGACTCAGGTGAACAGAGATTGGGGCCGTTGACTTTGTTTGTTGGGAAGTGGAGGGGACACTTGGCAATGTTGGCTACGTGGCTCTATCATAGTGGTCTGGTTTGAAATCAGTTCCTGATGAAGAAGCTCCTCAAACTTCAACACGTTTCACTGGGATGACATGCTAATTGTACCATCAGTTTAACTCCATGTTGTCATGGTTGAAACAAGATAGCAACAAAAGGCCAGCCGAAaagatcaagaaaaaaaaattacccgAAAGACTAGTTAATAACTTAATAAGTGATCCAACTTGTATATCTAGCCCACATTCTTATATACTATATAATATTTGCGGCAAAATATAGTATATATGTACGTAGAAGCATTGAGGAGTGAGGACTTTATATATCACGAATAATTTTCAGCTTTTTATGTGATGTATCATTTGttttaattcatatataatttatctcCAGAAGATTCGGGGTAAACCGAATTCAAGAAAACATCAGaagtactatatatatatatatatgaaattgtgTATTGCTTCTATTGAGGGCCGTCATCTCATAATGGACTTCGATTCAACAACATATTGATGCGctgagtatatatataagatggTCGGCACGAAGTGGAATTATCATTGGCATATACATCCTGGAACTTGAATCCCAAAAGATCAAGATTTATGCTTTTGAACTCATTCTTGTTATGTCTTACTTAATTGAAGAGCTACGATGTCGACTTATTAGTACATAATGGAAcatttttggaaaatatgtgaactttttttttcggttacaataaGAGGTTCATGCCCTAATACAAGGAAATAGAaaggaaatataaataaaggggcacgaatagtcccactgatgagaatcgaacccGGGACCTCTAGGTTACCAGGTGAGGGTATTAGTCACTGCACTATACCCCTTTCTCGAAAATATGTGAACTTTATATAACACCACAGAGAGACAATACAAGAATAATTATCGCTTCATCCGAAATTCTTTTTCAACTTTCCAAGTAGGGAATGACTCGGGATTTCGATTGAGGGGGACTAACTCTTTGAGAGGTTACAAAATGATAATGCTTCTGATTTAGGATGGATAAATATaagaatttttataaaaaaaaaatttggatcataatatataaatttcattaaacattAAAATTTTAGGAAAGGCCACAGCCCCTTGGTTGTTTTCAAGTATTCAATAACAATGAAGAACCCTTAAAAAATCCCTagaaaagagagatattgCTGCTGCGGCCTTACCCGAGTATTATTGTATTAATTCAACAGTAAATCGTATATATATCTgctgtaaccgaaaaaaatcgTATATACATAACTTGTGCCGCAAACAGTaccaaacaaaataattctcGTCCGTAGAAATATACGTAGAAATGGACCATAGCCGACGGGGACACGTGGCAGGGACGGCACCAAAACCATTTGACTTCCCTCAATCTTGTCCTTCACTCCTTTCATGGCCCCCACGACTCTATATATAACCTCAGAGCTCACTTTCCCTCGGACAACGAAAGTGCACTTCTCTCCATTAACAAGATCAGTCAGAAACACAATCAATCTTCTCTTGGCTTCTTCCCTTTCCTTAACCAAAAAGGGTACATAGTTTTTCCAGACACCCTAACTCACAGGGGAAAGAGGAGATCAAAAGATCATGGGGAGAGCACCTTGCTGCGATAAGAATGGCCTCAAGAAAGGTCCTTGGACCCCCGAGGAGGACCTCAAGCTCGTCAACTACATCCAGACCCATGGACCCGGCAACTGGCGAACCCTTCCCAAGAATGCCGGTAATTGACCCTGTACTGTTTTCTGTTTACTATTTGTGTGTGTAGCTAGCTAGGGTTTCTCGAGGAGTTGGTTGGAGTCGGTCTTTCATTCGTCTCAACGAGATTTCCTCAATTCGTGCTTGCAGGGCTTCAGAGGTGTGGGAAGAGTTGCCGTCTTAGGTGGACGAACTACCTCAGACCCGACATCAAGAGGGGCCGCTTCTCATTTGAGGAGGAAGAGACCATAATCCAGCTTCACAGTGTCTTGGGCAACAAGTAATAATTTgatctcccccccccccccctcaaTAGTCAATTCTTTATTCACATCGCtattatagaaatattatGATCCTAATCAAATATGTGcgttcttttatttatatgttaGGTGGTCTGCCATAGCTGCTCGCTTGCCTGGGAGGACGGACAATGAGATCAAGAATTATTGGAATACCCACATCAGGAAACGGCTCCTCCGGAGTGGGATCGACCCGGTGACTCATGCCCCGAGGCTTGACCTCCTCGACTTGTCTTCTATCCTCAGTTCGTCCCTCAGCTGCACGAACCTTCTCAATCTCTCGAACCTCTTGAGCACTCAGGCCCTCTTGAACCCGGACATGCTGAGGCTTGCATCCACAATCTTGTCGCTCCGAAATGAAAACCCTGACTTACTCCAGCAGAATTTCCAAGAAAATAACCTTTGCAATAGCTCTCAACCACAACAAAATCACTTTGAGACTCCAGTCCCACCGTGCACCACCACATCTAATGCTCCCTGCCCTCCCCTCCTAAACCAAACCCAACCCATGCAATCAGATATCGAAGACTTCCTGTCCAATTTCGTGAACCCCCAACGAAATGATTTTACGACTCCAATGTTGAGCGAGAACTTTGTTTCCCAGCCAAGTTATAATCCCGCTGCTACTGCTCCATTGGAGAACATGAACTTTCAGCTGAACAATGGTGACCAGAACCTCCGCGTCGACTCCATTATATCTACGCCTTTATCCAGCAGCACTCCATTAAATTCATCATCAGCGTTCGTTAACAGCAGCCCCGAGGACGAGAAGGAGAGCTACTGCAGCAGCTACTTCAAGTTCGATATTCCGGACAGTTTGGATATTAGCGATTTTATctgaatatatacatatgtataataGGAACAATCAATTAGGGCATCAGTACTATACGTTGATGGTTTTTGTTTGGCTGATGTTAATAGTTGAAATTCTTTGTATTATGAATGAATAATTTGGACgtctttttttcctctctttttgagttaaaaaaaaatgtggctAGCTCCTCCAATTTTTTCCaaactaaataaaaagataattttatttaaagaataGGAATATATCATCCACCGAAACAAAAAGAATAGGAATATATCGTAATAATATAAGTAAACCCAGATTCATATATAGGCAGGATAATATAAACGCGTGATATATATCTGACCTCTTTAAGGGATCGGTGCAGCCTTTTTTAACCATcggataaatattttttaattgagcCCACAATACAAAATTGATATTATCATTACGGCGGCGAGAATCGATCCTTCGGGAAATAgtagaatttatatatatagacttacatacataaaaattattagatcaaattaaaataacataGATTCACTTTAAGATCAGAGAAATCTAAACACATTAGCAGGGGACTAAAtaaatttagtttgatttagAAAAGGCGCTAAAATTCCGTGAGATAAAAGTCCATTATTTATTTCCCCGACATGGaattttcattccatttaataTTTCAGAGAGATGTTTACGAGCACTTTGAGCAAGCAATATATTCAGTAGACCTAGAAGAGTATTCCACGCAACATTTATTGCACAAGGCTCATCTTAGTAGTTTATGAGAATACACGAGATAATCCCTTGATGGTGTGCTTTCTACATAGAAAATTATAGTGGCAGATTCCTGCTCCACAGAACTAATTGATCAGTTATAAGAAGATACATATATTactgttcatatatatatatatataactccaATTAACAGGCACATCCAACATTATCTCTTCAATCCATCTTCTTCCACCTCCGTCTTTGAAGTTTCATCTCAGCCTCGTGGGCCAATCTAATGTCCTTTAAATTCACTAAAGCGCAATTCAATTTTGAAAGGTTAACCAAAAAGTTGTTTCTTGTCGTCACATCCTAGCGAGCTAGAGCTCCTTTAATGAAAGGAAAGCCGTCATGGTTTTGAAGACCTTATTAATTGATGGAAAGCAAAATCCTCATTAATGACTTGGCTAAATGCTTTTCCTACTGCTGGTCATACTTCGACTGTTGATGTTGTGGCTGCAAACCCCatatttattgtaatttgtacaAAAGTTTCACTACAACGACCCTGTACGAAATGTACGAATGTACATGATAAGCATGCATAACTAGAccacaaatgaaaaaaaaaaaaagaagttacaGAAACTGAAATTATCATATCAGTTGCAGTTAGTATTGAACGACAATGATATAAAGATGAATTTGCATTAATTGTTAGTATTGTCACGTTGTCTTCATATTCTTCACATGATGATTTGAGGGAGATATGGAACATTTGTTTTGTCTTCCCATGCAATCATAGAAGTACATGTGATCCGCTGTCATAATATAATTATGTGTggttcaaattcaaaatagaGCCCGGAAAGAGGTCATTTCTTCGACTAAAAAGCGCCGGggaaattgaaaaaggccaaTCCTTTTTCAGAAAAATGTGGAGAAATTGTCACTTTTTCTTCTTGCTATGAGATACTCGATGACTTTTAATTTCACGAAAGAATAATTATTGTATTGCATATGTATAGCGTGGTTGAATTTATTTTgtgtcaatttttatttttcttgtaaaTGAATGTCTGCTTATATTGGAGCTATTAGTCCAGACAGCTGCCGCCTTACAATTATTTGGATGCATTGCATAATTTGAGATCCAATTAGGCATGGTCCTACTCCTACATGGTACGAACTTTTTTTGTGGACTAGAATCA is a genomic window containing:
- the LOC116204966 gene encoding transcription factor MYB41 encodes the protein MGRAPCCDKNGLKKGPWTPEEDLKLVNYIQTHGPGNWRTLPKNAGLQRCGKSCRLRWTNYLRPDIKRGRFSFEEEETIIQLHSVLGNKWSAIAARLPGRTDNEIKNYWNTHIRKRLLRSGIDPVTHAPRLDLLDLSSILSSSLSCTNLLNLSNLLSTQALLNPDMLRLASTILSLRNENPDLLQQNFQENNLCNSSQPQQNHFETPVPPCTTTSNAPCPPLLNQTQPMQSDIEDFLSNFVNPQRNDFTTPMLSENFVSQPSYNPAATAPLENMNFQLNNGDQNLRVDSIISTPLSSSTPLNSSSAFVNSSPEDEKESYCSSYFKFDIPDSLDISDFI